The following proteins come from a genomic window of Candidatus Eremiobacteraceae bacterium:
- a CDS encoding RES family NAD+ phosphorylase: MSDPPVRRIAWQPCYRLVPSLYPSKSLFERVADPADIDNLIEAEAETNPRVRQQLGEMSLIPAAERLRGPGSTPIMAAFTHLNPNGSRFSDGNYGVFYAGRALNTAIRETKYHRTKFLQETQRGPMHLHMRIYAAHLSASMHDIRGMRAALPKIYDPDSYAESSKFGVKLRAAGSFGVVYDSVRDPGGQCAAVFRPKALSRCREIGHLLYHWDGTRISGVFQELERA; encoded by the coding sequence ATGAGCGATCCGCCCGTCAGGCGCATCGCCTGGCAGCCGTGCTACCGTCTCGTGCCGAGCCTCTATCCGTCGAAGAGTCTTTTCGAGCGCGTCGCGGACCCAGCCGACATCGACAACCTCATCGAGGCGGAAGCGGAGACGAACCCTCGCGTGCGCCAACAGCTCGGCGAGATGTCGCTCATCCCAGCGGCCGAACGGTTGCGGGGGCCGGGCAGCACGCCGATCATGGCAGCGTTCACGCACCTCAACCCGAACGGCAGCCGCTTCTCCGACGGCAACTACGGCGTCTTCTATGCGGGCCGTGCGCTCAACACCGCGATCCGCGAGACCAAGTATCACCGCACGAAATTCTTGCAAGAGACGCAACGCGGGCCGATGCATCTGCACATGCGGATCTACGCCGCGCACCTGAGCGCGTCGATGCACGACATCCGCGGCATGCGCGCCGCGTTGCCGAAGATCTACGACCCGGATTCGTACGCCGAGTCAAGCAAATTCGGCGTCAAGCTGAGGGCGGCCGGCTCGTTCGGCGTCGTCTACGACAGCGTCCGCGATCCCGGCGGGCAATGCGCGGCCGTGTTCCGGCCGAAGGCGCTGTCGCGCTGCCGGGAGATCGGCCATCTCCTCTACCACTGGGACGGCACCCGCATCAGCGGCGTGTTCCAGGAGCTCGAACGGGCGTAG
- a CDS encoding MbcA/ParS/Xre antitoxin family protein, which translates to MPRTPTPRHEPARHARNRSLMNAFVRIADMWGLSAEQQRVLLGNPSRSTYFKWRKDEDPPLPPDTQERISYILGIFKDLQILLPDPREADTWIKASNANPLFGGKSALDRMLSGKVADLYTVRQYLDAERGGWA; encoded by the coding sequence ATGCCTCGAACACCAACGCCACGCCACGAGCCGGCGCGCCACGCGCGCAACCGCTCGCTCATGAACGCCTTCGTCCGCATCGCCGACATGTGGGGGCTGTCGGCGGAGCAACAGCGCGTGCTTCTCGGCAACCCGTCGCGTTCCACGTATTTCAAGTGGCGCAAAGACGAGGATCCGCCGCTTCCGCCGGACACCCAAGAGCGGATCAGCTACATCCTCGGCATCTTCAAAGATCTCCAGATACTGCTGCCCGATCCCCGCGAAGCAGACACGTGGATCAAAGCATCGAACGCGAACCCGCTGTTCGGCGGCAAGAGCGCGCTCGACCGGATGCTGTCGGGCAAGGTCGCCGACCTTTACACGGTGAGGCAATACCTCGACGCCGAGCGCGGCGGTTGGGCATGA
- a CDS encoding YifB family Mg chelatase-like AAA ATPase encodes MLAIGYSAAVRGIEAYVVRVEVVGVPVAQTSIHIVGLADRSIQESKERVDAAVRSCGFLFPTYKVVVNLAPADIRKEGAAFDVALALSVLAMDQQLDAKRLGSLVAIGELALDGAVKPVGGVLPIAIGIKRAGFRHLVLPADNLAEAALVDGLVLHPVRTLHQAVEVALGRSMIGVRSGGAASRGSHPETTVPTYAEDFEDVRGQERVKRAMEVAAAGGHNVLMVGAPGSGKTMLARRMPSILPSMSTDEALDVTKLYSVSGLLREKSRLVTTRPFRSPHHTVTANALVGGGSTPRPGEVSLAHHGVLFLDELPEFPRSVLEVLRQPLEDGSVTVSRTSGSVTYPARFMLVASLNPCPCGYHGDRLRGCSCSPQTIRKYLSRVSGPLLDRIDIHVEVPRLPYEDMSRHSAAEPSAAIRARVEVARARQRQRGRGLCNAAVAVKQLRDFCTLDGHGRQVLGAAVARLHLSARAHDRILRVARTLADLDGLESIAPAHLAEAIGYRSLDRSLWEV; translated from the coding sequence ATGTTAGCGATCGGATACTCCGCCGCGGTGCGCGGCATCGAGGCGTATGTCGTCAGGGTCGAAGTCGTCGGCGTGCCGGTCGCGCAGACATCGATCCACATCGTCGGCCTCGCCGACCGTTCGATACAAGAATCGAAAGAACGCGTCGACGCAGCCGTGCGGTCGTGCGGCTTCCTCTTCCCGACGTACAAAGTCGTCGTGAACTTGGCGCCGGCCGACATCCGCAAGGAAGGCGCGGCGTTCGACGTCGCGCTCGCGCTCAGCGTCCTCGCGATGGACCAGCAGCTCGACGCCAAGCGCCTCGGGAGCCTCGTGGCCATCGGCGAGTTGGCGCTCGACGGCGCGGTCAAGCCGGTAGGCGGGGTGCTGCCGATCGCTATCGGCATCAAACGCGCCGGCTTCAGACACCTCGTCTTGCCGGCGGACAATCTCGCAGAGGCGGCGCTCGTCGATGGCCTTGTGCTTCATCCGGTGCGGACGCTCCATCAGGCGGTCGAAGTCGCGCTTGGACGAAGCATGATCGGCGTGCGATCGGGCGGCGCCGCGAGCCGCGGCTCGCATCCGGAGACCACGGTTCCGACGTATGCCGAAGACTTCGAGGACGTCCGCGGTCAAGAGCGCGTCAAACGCGCGATGGAAGTCGCCGCGGCCGGCGGGCACAACGTCCTCATGGTCGGTGCGCCGGGAAGCGGCAAGACGATGCTCGCAAGACGCATGCCTTCCATATTGCCCTCGATGTCGACCGACGAGGCGCTCGACGTCACGAAACTCTATAGCGTCAGCGGGCTCCTGCGCGAGAAATCGCGCCTCGTGACGACGCGGCCGTTTCGCTCACCCCACCATACGGTCACGGCGAACGCGCTCGTCGGCGGAGGATCGACTCCACGACCCGGCGAGGTCTCGCTCGCACACCACGGCGTGCTCTTCTTAGACGAGCTGCCCGAGTTTCCGCGAAGCGTCCTTGAGGTTCTCCGCCAGCCGCTCGAGGACGGCAGCGTGACGGTCAGTCGCACGTCCGGTAGCGTCACGTATCCGGCGCGCTTCATGCTCGTCGCGAGCCTGAATCCGTGTCCGTGCGGGTACCACGGCGATCGGCTTCGAGGCTGCTCGTGCAGTCCGCAGACGATCCGCAAGTACCTATCGCGCGTCTCCGGCCCGCTTCTCGACCGCATCGACATCCACGTCGAGGTGCCGCGGCTGCCCTACGAGGACATGTCACGCCACAGCGCTGCAGAGCCCTCGGCTGCGATCCGCGCGCGCGTCGAGGTGGCTCGAGCGCGACAACGTCAACGTGGACGCGGGCTATGCAACGCAGCCGTTGCAGTCAAGCAGCTACGCGATTTCTGCACGCTCGATGGACACGGTCGCCAAGTCCTCGGCGCCGCGGTGGCTCGGCTTCACTTATCGGCGCGCGCTCACGATCGGATCTTGCGCGTCGCGCGGACGCTCGCCGACCTCGATGGGCTCGAATCCATCGCGCCCGCGCATCTAGCTGAAGCGATCGGCTATCGCAGTCTCGACCGTTCGCTTTGGGAGGTCTAA
- a CDS encoding ElyC/SanA/YdcF family protein, whose translation MWSRAKRAAAAFVLVGICAAVACMGVQAYVVRATGESRFASVAAVPSRPVALVFGAYVMPDGTLSAMLADRVDAAVALYRSHKVEHMLFSGDNSRPDYDEVTAMFAYALHRGVPRGAITLDYAGFDTYDSCYRARAIFGVTRAILVTQEYHMPRAVYDCTNLGIDAVGLATPDWGVYDVPMMLTYTARESIADVKSIWDLHVSHREATLMGPYVGLR comes from the coding sequence GTGTGGTCTAGAGCGAAGCGAGCAGCCGCCGCATTCGTCCTCGTCGGGATCTGCGCCGCCGTCGCCTGCATGGGAGTGCAAGCATACGTCGTGCGCGCGACTGGTGAGTCGCGCTTCGCATCGGTCGCTGCGGTACCATCGCGACCGGTCGCTCTCGTCTTCGGGGCATACGTCATGCCCGACGGCACGCTGTCTGCGATGCTCGCGGATCGCGTCGATGCGGCCGTCGCGCTCTACCGAAGCCACAAGGTCGAGCATATGTTGTTCTCGGGCGACAACAGCCGGCCGGATTACGATGAGGTCACCGCGATGTTCGCGTATGCCTTGCACCGCGGCGTGCCGCGCGGCGCGATCACGCTCGACTACGCCGGCTTCGACACCTACGACAGCTGCTATCGAGCGAGAGCGATCTTCGGCGTCACGCGGGCGATCCTCGTGACGCAAGAGTACCATATGCCGAGAGCCGTCTACGACTGCACGAACCTCGGCATCGATGCGGTCGGGCTGGCGACGCCGGATTGGGGCGTCTACGACGTGCCCATGATGTTGACGTATACCGCGCGAGAGTCTATCGCCGACGTCAAATCGATCTGGGACCTGCACGTGAGCCATCGCGAGGCCACGCTCATGGGCCCGTATGTCGGACTTCGCTAG
- a CDS encoding DsbA family protein, with the protein MMTKVKLTYFVDVLSSWCLIAEDALDRVRREFGERLDYEWRIASLRDSLDYSREMLEFYYKRTNAVTGTMLNSVWLEGREDGPKWADLAAEAARGLGCVDDRVRLALARGAMIEGHHMGRRDVCVATAAKAGDLKAADLERAMDDPQTLARIKASSEAFAAYNVQVRPTFVVRNPIGDAYVLSGCWRYELLAQAVRDAISDAGVYATFMSENKAPAGVV; encoded by the coding sequence ATGATGACCAAGGTCAAGCTCACGTATTTCGTCGACGTCCTCTCGTCGTGGTGTCTCATCGCTGAGGATGCGCTCGACCGCGTCCGGCGCGAGTTCGGCGAACGGCTCGACTACGAGTGGCGGATCGCGTCTCTGCGCGATTCGCTCGATTACTCGCGCGAGATGCTCGAGTTCTACTACAAGCGTACGAACGCGGTGACCGGTACGATGCTCAACTCGGTCTGGCTCGAGGGGCGTGAGGACGGCCCGAAGTGGGCCGACCTTGCCGCAGAAGCGGCCCGCGGGCTCGGCTGCGTCGATGACCGCGTGCGGCTCGCGCTCGCGCGCGGTGCGATGATCGAGGGCCACCACATGGGCCGGCGTGACGTGTGCGTCGCGACTGCGGCGAAAGCAGGCGATCTCAAGGCGGCCGATCTGGAACGCGCGATGGACGACCCGCAGACGCTTGCGCGGATCAAGGCGTCGAGCGAAGCCTTCGCGGCGTACAACGTGCAGGTGCGGCCGACGTTCGTCGTCCGCAATCCGATCGGCGACGCGTACGTGCTGTCGGGTTGCTGGCGGTACGAACTGCTCGCGCAGGCGGTACGTGACGCGATCTCCGATGCCGGCGTTTACGCGACGTTCATGAGCGAGAACAAGGCACCGGCCGGTGTGGTCTAG
- a CDS encoding DUF1003 domain-containing protein, which produces MPPETTSIVDDPTQDVEDHPQIRDVNEEHEKSLSPIEKFCKAIADATGAPLALFLAIAFQVAWVIVGMATRFDPYPFVFLLTISNIIQLILIFIIAVAEKQSAEHAELRAEADHENISRLLRHQEVQEELLLRIATQTQVDVADIKRALAQLMKAA; this is translated from the coding sequence ATGCCGCCTGAGACTACGTCGATTGTCGATGACCCGACGCAGGACGTCGAAGACCATCCGCAGATCCGCGACGTCAACGAAGAGCACGAAAAGAGCCTCAGTCCCATCGAGAAGTTCTGCAAGGCTATCGCCGACGCTACAGGTGCGCCCCTTGCGCTGTTCCTCGCCATCGCCTTCCAAGTCGCGTGGGTCATCGTAGGAATGGCGACGCGCTTCGATCCCTATCCGTTCGTCTTCTTGCTCACGATCTCGAACATCATCCAGCTCATCCTGATCTTCATCATCGCCGTCGCCGAAAAGCAATCCGCAGAACACGCCGAGTTGCGCGCCGAAGCCGATCACGAGAATATCTCGCGGCTGCTCCGTCACCAAGAAGTACAGGAAGAACTGCTGCTGCGGATCGCCACGCAGACGCAGGTCGACGTCGCCGATATCAAACGCGCCCTCGCTCAGCTCATGAAGGCGGCATGA
- a CDS encoding DNA-3-methyladenine glycosylase I produces MPHWFVAIDTVRLRRSLVGENARAVNAALAPAAKAARLCLIDATVIACGVRAVVAAARPSVRLFARRLVALSRRPGVSWRQTFRMAALAPAAVPAARALVREMQTTDEEATMIATSATAKRAGDTRKLATLVRHVERSVDSALGADEAAARIRRYVSEHDAPADDRVAFGRLCTVVFAQGIGYEAVAARAGGFTEAFSGFDPAAVAAYDSKRVESLLQAPIVRNAAKINACVENARRWMELAKAHGTYVGRIASAAAADDPASGWLALSGMLREDFVHLGESTAGQVLKHLGFFTAFAHPGARRVVERLGFIGPDAPSPALQKLLGGAAQRLGRDPYALEATLALFAGIGPCKKKPACDACELADRCPSANVSA; encoded by the coding sequence ATGCCGCACTGGTTCGTCGCCATCGATACCGTCCGGCTGCGACGATCGCTCGTCGGCGAAAATGCACGCGCGGTGAACGCGGCGCTCGCGCCCGCCGCCAAAGCGGCCCGTCTCTGCCTCATAGATGCGACCGTCATCGCGTGCGGCGTCCGTGCAGTAGTAGCAGCGGCTCGGCCATCCGTGCGGCTTTTCGCGCGCCGTCTTGTCGCGCTCTCGCGCCGGCCGGGTGTGTCGTGGCGGCAGACGTTTCGAATGGCGGCGCTCGCACCCGCTGCCGTTCCCGCCGCTCGCGCGCTCGTGCGCGAGATGCAAACGACCGACGAGGAAGCAACGATGATCGCGACATCCGCCACGGCGAAACGCGCGGGCGATACCCGCAAGCTTGCGACGCTCGTGCGCCACGTCGAGCGTTCCGTCGATTCCGCTCTCGGGGCGGACGAAGCGGCCGCACGCATCCGCCGGTACGTGTCGGAGCACGATGCGCCGGCTGACGATCGCGTGGCGTTCGGCCGGCTGTGCACGGTCGTCTTCGCACAGGGGATCGGATACGAAGCCGTCGCGGCACGGGCCGGCGGCTTCACCGAGGCGTTCAGCGGCTTTGACCCCGCTGCCGTCGCCGCTTACGACTCGAAACGCGTCGAGTCGCTGCTCCAAGCGCCGATCGTGCGCAACGCGGCGAAGATCAACGCGTGCGTCGAAAATGCTCGCCGCTGGATGGAGCTCGCGAAGGCCCACGGCACGTATGTCGGCCGGATCGCGAGCGCTGCGGCGGCGGACGATCCTGCGAGCGGATGGCTAGCGCTTAGCGGCATGCTTCGCGAGGACTTCGTCCACCTCGGCGAATCGACCGCGGGCCAAGTCCTCAAGCATCTAGGTTTTTTCACGGCGTTCGCGCATCCCGGCGCACGCCGAGTCGTCGAGCGGCTTGGTTTTATCGGACCTGATGCGCCGTCGCCCGCGCTTCAAAAGCTGCTCGGCGGCGCCGCGCAGCGGCTCGGCCGCGATCCGTACGCGCTCGAAGCGACGCTCGCGCTATTCGCCGGGATCGGTCCGTGCAAGAAAAAACCCGCATGCGATGCATGCGAGCTTGCCGATCGGTGCCCGAGCGCGAACGTCTCGGCCTAG
- a CDS encoding peptidase E, producing MKRIIAIGGGAFSARTPRPTFDRWLLAQTRKRRPRVCFIPTACGDSAATIRRIEATIKRLGGRPTTLALYAAPTEDFTRLLSRQDLIFVGGGNTYNMLALWRLWKLDTAVRRAYDRGVILSGSSAGGLCWFESGLTDSFPGRFDRMSCLGWLRGSFCPHFDTEAGRQRVYRRLIKTGKLPAGYAVDDAVALEFVNGRLARAVSSRRSSAALHIRRGIGRLIETELEIDRT from the coding sequence TTGAAGCGAATCATCGCGATCGGCGGCGGCGCTTTTTCCGCGCGCACGCCTCGGCCGACGTTCGATCGATGGCTGCTCGCTCAGACCCGCAAACGCCGTCCGCGGGTATGCTTCATCCCGACCGCCTGCGGAGACAGCGCCGCGACCATCCGACGCATCGAAGCGACTATCAAGCGGCTCGGCGGACGTCCGACGACGCTCGCGCTCTACGCGGCGCCGACCGAAGATTTCACGCGCCTGCTCAGCCGCCAAGACCTCATCTTCGTCGGGGGCGGCAACACGTATAACATGCTTGCGCTCTGGCGGCTCTGGAAGCTCGATACAGCGGTTCGCCGCGCGTATGACCGCGGGGTCATCCTGTCAGGTTCGAGCGCGGGCGGACTATGCTGGTTCGAGTCCGGCCTCACCGACTCGTTTCCCGGGCGCTTCGATCGGATGTCATGCCTCGGCTGGCTGCGCGGCAGCTTCTGCCCACATTTCGATACCGAGGCCGGCCGCCAACGGGTCTATCGCAGACTGATCAAGACGGGTAAGTTGCCCGCAGGCTATGCGGTCGACGATGCGGTCGCGCTCGAGTTCGTCAACGGCCGGCTCGCGCGCGCCGTCAGCTCGCGGCGGTCGTCGGCCGCGCTTCACATCCGGCGCGGCATAGGAAGGCTCATCGAGACCGAACTCGAGATCGATCGCACCTAG
- a CDS encoding 2-dehydropantoate 2-reductase, producing the protein MRALIVGAGAVGTYLAARLRLGGHEPVLLARPATADAIARSGVTLRIGDDEWPVSVGSASAAGDRSLRDPFELAVVALKAYSTAEAIESLRAVRACAESTILNVQNGLGNEEAFAAAFGADRIAAGALTTAVEKKDETTVVAAAKGGLSFAPVGSTPHNWLLPALESTGLRTRAAGDWRALKWSKLCMNLIANGVCAALDWTPAQVYANAGAFAVERESLVEAVDVMRRLRIAPVGLVDFPVPLLVAAISLLSPSLLRGVLAKRVAAARGDKLPSLLIDVRSGRKVTEVDALNGAVARAAEGAGASAPANAAIARIVSGIASGAIERTEFRGKPDSLAAEVARGRKH; encoded by the coding sequence GTGCGCGCGCTGATCGTCGGCGCGGGCGCGGTCGGCACGTATCTCGCCGCGCGTCTCCGCCTTGGCGGACACGAACCGGTACTACTCGCGCGGCCCGCGACGGCCGACGCGATCGCGCGCAGCGGCGTCACGCTGCGAATCGGCGATGACGAATGGCCCGTGTCGGTCGGCTCGGCCTCGGCGGCAGGCGATAGATCCTTGCGCGATCCTTTCGAACTCGCCGTCGTCGCCCTGAAAGCGTACTCGACGGCCGAGGCGATCGAATCGCTGCGTGCGGTACGCGCGTGCGCCGAGTCGACGATCCTCAACGTTCAGAACGGGTTGGGTAACGAAGAAGCGTTTGCCGCCGCGTTCGGAGCCGACCGCATCGCCGCGGGAGCGTTGACGACAGCCGTCGAGAAAAAAGATGAGACGACCGTCGTCGCAGCCGCCAAAGGCGGCCTATCGTTCGCACCCGTGGGATCGACGCCGCACAACTGGTTGCTGCCGGCCCTGGAGTCCACGGGATTGCGCACGCGGGCTGCGGGTGATTGGCGTGCGCTCAAATGGTCGAAGCTCTGCATGAATCTCATCGCGAACGGCGTGTGCGCCGCGCTCGATTGGACGCCGGCGCAGGTCTACGCGAATGCCGGCGCGTTCGCCGTCGAGCGCGAGTCGCTCGTCGAAGCGGTCGACGTCATGCGCCGGCTGCGCATCGCTCCCGTCGGCCTCGTCGACTTTCCTGTGCCGCTGCTCGTCGCGGCTATATCGCTGCTGTCGCCGTCCTTGCTGCGCGGCGTGCTCGCGAAGCGCGTCGCCGCGGCGCGCGGCGACAAGCTACCGTCGTTGCTCATCGACGTGCGCTCCGGGCGTAAAGTGACCGAGGTCGACGCGCTCAATGGAGCCGTCGCACGCGCTGCGGAAGGCGCGGGTGCCTCCGCGCCGGCGAACGCCGCGATCGCTCGCATCGTCTCTGGCATCGCATCGGGAGCGATCGAGCGCACCGAGTTTCGCGGGAAGCCGGATTCGCTGGCGGCTGAAGTCGCTCGAGGCCGGAAGCATTGA
- the dut gene encoding dUTP diphosphatase — translation MSERGDDAVVVEIRVLPGGEGLPLPSYMSADAAGCDLFAAVETDLTLAPGGRALVPAGIAIALPRGYEAQVRPRSGLAIKHGVTCLNSPGTIDADYRGPVGIVLINHGSEPFVIRRGERIAQLIVAPVERAQFRRVGELPSTQRDSGGFGSTGTTGGT, via the coding sequence GTGAGCGAGCGCGGTGACGACGCCGTCGTCGTCGAGATCCGCGTCTTGCCCGGCGGAGAAGGTCTGCCGCTTCCTTCCTATATGTCCGCGGACGCCGCAGGCTGCGATCTTTTCGCCGCCGTCGAGACCGATCTCACGCTTGCGCCCGGTGGACGTGCGCTCGTGCCGGCGGGGATCGCGATCGCGCTGCCGCGCGGGTACGAAGCGCAGGTGCGCCCGCGAAGCGGCCTCGCCATCAAGCACGGCGTCACATGCTTGAACTCACCGGGAACGATCGACGCGGACTATCGCGGCCCGGTCGGCATCGTCCTCATCAACCACGGCAGCGAACCCTTCGTCATCCGAAGGGGCGAGCGCATCGCGCAGCTCATCGTCGCGCCGGTCGAACGCGCGCAGTTCAGACGCGTCGGCGAATTGCCGTCGACCCAGCGCGACAGCGGCGGCTTCGGATCGACCGGCACGACCGGCGGGACCTGA
- the nrdR gene encoding transcriptional regulator NrdR yields MLCPVCRSGDSRVVDSREDDAAVRRRRECQSCRQRFTTYERIESGRLFVVKKDGRREPFNRDKVIGGLRKACEKRPISDAQMQEVTDSIERDLYARGESEIPSSAVGELIMGALRTLDKVAYIRFASVYREFDLQTFQEELAQLLGKPQR; encoded by the coding sequence GCCGCGTCGTCGATAGCCGCGAAGACGACGCCGCGGTGAGGCGCCGGCGCGAATGCCAATCGTGCCGGCAACGATTCACCACCTACGAGCGCATCGAAAGCGGGCGCCTCTTCGTCGTCAAAAAGGATGGCCGCCGCGAACCTTTCAATCGCGACAAAGTCATCGGCGGCCTCCGCAAGGCGTGCGAGAAGCGGCCGATCTCCGATGCACAGATGCAAGAGGTCACCGACTCGATCGAGCGCGATCTCTACGCACGCGGCGAGAGCGAGATCCCGTCGAGCGCGGTCGGCGAGCTCATCATGGGTGCGCTGCGAACGCTCGACAAAGTCGCCTACATCCGCTTCGCCTCAGTCTATCGCGAGTTCGATCTCCAGACGTTTCAAGAAGAGCTGGCACAACTGCTCGGCAAGCCGCAGCGCTAG